Below is a window of Perca fluviatilis chromosome 14, GENO_Pfluv_1.0, whole genome shotgun sequence DNA.
aataagcatggaaactaaatgcacacttcctgcatcaCTGCATTTCTTCAAATATTAAGTTACTCccctagtaaactagtattcacatgaaataaaacaataaaacattaagaCCATTCAGCACAGGACACTGGGTAACATTCAatacacaaactggttgctatggactcgtcactaggcttccacCACTTCgctgtttaaacaaagtggaataaacgtaagtccaaatctacacaaaacccgcaatcaattagtaagctgacatcaaatgtggcatttaggaaacctttattgcaaccttggcacagtaagatgtccagactagcaacagTCAATTTCGTTTtttacgtcctgctgctcccatcgtcaaccaggaaatattttttttattaaagcagtatatgaaatcagatgtattacctaccaccatttagttgttttgtgttatttacctaagatatttataaaatatctggtcatgccagacgtaattattccactaattttttaaacaatgcaatcacccgtttcagccaccaggggagcggtgctccccctgccccacagcaaactcatgggtcagacccatctggtagcgaaggagggtcgagactaagagctacatggaaaaatatgcaccaaacaagccactttgaaattttgctgttttatgaatacaaaagttgggtgaccctcccctcaacaaaaaataaaaagacatgaccctcccctatttccCTCTGGTGGTCCATTCCCTAAATACCGAACAGTCGCTAAGGAACATGTTTCGGTGGAACGTGtactttcaaaagttgttttagtcgtgcaacagaaaactcagatattactccgaaccatcactttaattacaGTACTTGAGCAAATGTACTTTCCATCTGTTTCCATGTAATTCGATTTACTCAAAGTAGATGATTGATGAGAATATTACTATCAAAGTGCAGTTCTACAGTAAACATTTAGACGTGTCCTAGCAGAACAGCAGAGATGTCACTAATAACATGAACGCTGGCTCTGCTCCATTCACTGTAAGTGTGCCAGTTAGCTGTGCCAGGAAGCCAGTGATAATAACTGGTGACACCTGTGTAAGGTAAGATGTCTACAGTGTGAATGGCCAATATCAAATGCCAATTTCTTCTCTTACAGGCTCAGCTTCAGGCTCGCCTACATTTTCTCGTATAACCTGTTCCAGTTCTGTGGACACACATGGATACTGGCTAATACCATGGCCAGGTTTCTCACATTTGGTCAAGGTaaggtttattaaaaaaaaaagagaagatgcAATAATGTGCAATATGGATCTACATTTTAAGCTTTCTGAGGTCATTCTGAAAGAGCAGCTCTTTAAATAATAATTGGTTTTAACTCAGGAGAGCAGGAATAAGCTAAGCCTCCACCAAATGGCATATGTTTGTATGTTAAATTTGATTTTTGACTTTGCAGATGCCTTAGCAGACACATTCTACTCTGTTGGCTTTGTGATGAGTCTGTGCCAGCTGCTCTCCATCCTGGAGCTTTTCCATATCGCAGATGGGATTGAGAAAGCCAGACTCTTGCCTCGCTTCGTCCAAGTGTGTATCACTCTCATTAATAATCATGTGCATGCTATAGAATGCTGAGTTCTTATCCATTTGAAGGATTGTTGATGGATTGTGCATGCTATCTGTTTTTCAGGTTATGGAGAAGAACCTCCTGCTGACCATGGTCATCATGCTGGAGGAGATCCAGAGTAAACCAGTGGTGTGTGCACAGTTCTTCTTGTGGAACATTCTGGACCTCCTACGGTACAGCTTGTCTCTTCTCTTTGTCCATcctttttgtgtttctgtggtaAATTTCAGGGCTTACTCAAATGCAAGGGCACCAGCAGCATTCTATCAGATGTTTTACTTCACACAtattcttttaatgtttttgtcccaCTACCAATGGTGCCCTAGGATAATGATGGAAGTCAGTTGGGGTGTCTGTCAAATAGTTTGGTCCAAAGCAAGATATCTGGATAATTACCTGGAGGTAGTTCTCAGTGATGTTTTCTGTGAATATTCATGCCGCCCACAGGATAAACTCATTATATTGGTATTTTATTGTGCCACCAAAATCATCTATATGCAGTTGCTGTTGTAAACAGTAAGGAAGATCTTACAGTTTTTCCTCAATCGGTTTGGCACATTTACTGAAACAAacttacaatttaaaaaactcTAAGTACAATCCTCACACCACGTGGTACATTCAGCACATCACTATATGTGACCTGCAAAAGGTTAATTGCTCAATCAAAAGAATTAACTCctgtttcaaatgtaaatacatcTATCAATGAAGAAATCATTGTCATCAAAACAGACAATGATTTATTCATTAATAGATTTATTTAAGCATGGCTTAGACCAAAACAGTCAAAATGCAAAGACATCTTGTTAAATGAAAGTGTGAGTTACCCACTCTGTAATATCGTCCAGTTGCTAACATTGTATATTTAGGCAGCTGAATAGTATTGATGTCAGCCATGGCACACACTAGACTTTCTCATTGTATGTACACACCAACCATCCATATCAGGAACTGTtgtacaagaaaaaaaaaaaatgctgcaaaTGTATCATCCTCAAGGGTCATCCAatctcctctctgtctggccACAACATTTTATCGACATCACACCTGATATCCTCCCTTGCAATGCAACAAAGGAAAAACCTTTGGCATGACGCAGCCCCCCCTCACCTGTCACCTGTTTGCGCTTGGTTGCTCTAAATTGTGGGGAAGTTGTCTTGTTCCCCATATACCCTAAGTCTATCCATCTGACAACTTTTACAACAAAACCTAAAAACATACCTATTATCTatctaatatactgtatatatgacaGGTTATTGTGATTGTTGTTTGCTCTAGTTTGCATGTAGGGATTTACACAATGAACATGTGTATAACTGCATTTGAGAGTAATATGATTCAATAGCAGATTAATGCAATCTATTTTGATCTGCAAGGCTTACTTGGTGCATTTTGTGCCAAAGCAATGATAAATGATTATAGTCATGTGAACAACTGACCTAATGTTCATATAAATAGTCATATAGTTTGACAAAGTTTAATAGTCATTCGTCCATTGTGCCaaagcgattaaaaaaaaactttaaaactaGATGTTGACCACCTCCTCCTATGTAGATACTGCAGTGTAAATTCCCTAACAAATGTGCGTGTTTGAGGTTTTTGTCACCCATTTAGCTACGTTGGTagtccatccatgcctcttggAACAGCTTTAGACTAATTTACCAGTTGAAGTACACCTGGATAGTCTAATCTGCTTCTGATCCAGTCACCTGTCAGTGCCATAATGGCTTCAGTTAACATTCTGCTGTGTACTGTTTGGTGACAGGTACCCACATGAGCTGCTGTGTGTTATGGATACACCCTCCACCGCCATGCTGTGGACTCGCTACACTCTCTGGATCCCCTTATACATCCTGTCAGTGGCCACTGAAGGTGACTAAATCATTTATCAGTTCTAAAGGtctcatgacatggtgctctttggatgcttttatatagaccttattggtcccctaatactgtatctgaagtctcttttatatagaccttagtggtcccctaatactgtatctgaagtctcttttatatagaccttagtggtcccctaatactgtatctgaagtctcttttatatagaccttagtggtcccctaatactgtatctgaagtctcttttatatagaccttagtgttcccctaatactgtatctgaagtctcttttatatagaccttagtggtcccctaatactgtatctgaagtctcttttatatagaccttagtggtcccctaatactgtatctgaagtctctttccctaaattcagccttggtgctgaattacagccact
It encodes the following:
- the hacd4 gene encoding very-long-chain (3R)-3-hydroxyacyl-CoA dehydratase 4; its protein translation is MLSFRLAYIFSYNLFQFCGHTWILANTMARFLTFGQDALADTFYSVGFVMSLCQLLSILELFHIADGIEKARLLPRFVQVMEKNLLLTMVIMLEEIQSKPVVCAQFFLWNILDLLRYPHELLCVMDTPSTAMLWTRYTLWIPLYILSVATEGVTIYQALPYVEPTAPNSSPLNSTVPAHVGLPVILMLYLPVLALGASVTVWQLLKERQHHLEKWNKKMKKK